Proteins from a single region of Paenibacillus sp. BIHB 4019:
- a CDS encoding glycosyl hydrolase, protein MNKKRKWIAAVMAPAIVVSMFSSAAFAQSGAATNAFAPDIQGHWAKAAIEKWSAQGIVSGYSDGAFHPNGSMTRAEFVAVVNRLFGLSALSASAFSDVPETAWYAGELSKARAAGYYDGFPGNEARAEQPITRQDAVTLLARIFELKAADDAAYAGAFKDSSQISSYAKKAINALQGVVSGYENGAFLPAGKISRAEVITLVDKLVAELYAKAGDYTAAQAILGHAIINHAGITLKDAQIAGNLYLAAGIGDGEAVVDHASVKGTTFIAGGGDHTVIFHDSTLAGVEINRKDGKVHVEADGDTKINSIVANSKAILELGDNAEADSIVLNQPTELITGPGTTIGRLTVQADSVTINGKPVAKGSYTLKNGTLTPVGTGTAPGTGASSGSSGGSNNGGENGGNTEPTVNFVDQNATAETKSLFAYLNGVRGHEILFGHQHATDEGVTLTSTDGSQSEVKNSVGDYPAVFGWDTLSLEGKEKPGVPNNIEQSRINLTASVKNAHDLGGIVTLSTHFPNFVTGGSFNDTSGNVVAHILPGGDKHAEFNAFLDTIANFANNVKDDDGKLIPILFRPFHEQNGGWFWWGAKTTTTSEYKEIFRYTVEYLRDKKDVRNFLYVFSPNGSFGGAESTYLTTYPGDDYVDILGMDQYDNKENAGSQSFLNGLVTDLGMISRLADSKGKIATFSEFGYSPEGMKTTGNNNTTWFTDLLSAIKSDEDASRIAYMQTWANFGLGNNLYVPYKNAPNGLGDHELLPDFINFYNDSFTTFRNEVQGVYGHTVVTAPEQPFMHIATPTDNSIVGSSVTIRARALEITPTKVVYSVQGSDTEYPMTLDSEGFFYTANWSPAAGLNGKTAVLNVKAYVGNQASLTQSATVSVQASEILMKTYTFDQDTEGVVKNGDPGTYPETMALTVGHDALDGNGVLKLDAQHAAAADTWQEFKLALPALDGGNALADVKRIKLDAFIPLNAGDAQATISSIAMLPPDWDTKYGMTTTKIKLSELPQVTVGSTVYAKFSPVIDLNDAAKSAAATGLALSLVGSGLEGDFSIYVDNLSLYSTFAEAEKDPAVVDDFETYQGSDAALAAKFIHAGGDATAVALDGGHKSSGNYGMKLDYTLGASGYAGITKVLGGVDWSTFNHLKFWMVPDGSNQKLVIQLRVDGVSYEAYPSLAGTTGQWVSLHFNEFTVAPWDTGNTGKKINKASLKNVQEFSIYVNAINGATLNSSLYFDDIGAINDGTGGVPNGGSGSGSSPAEPGTLYGFETDTAGWTVSSNEAQAADAAITADEKTEGVHSLTSTFSLASPAGFELTKVAAADLSAAAALSVKVKLSQGTANARLYIKTGSTWEWHDSGTGVIVDSSEFKTLTIPLASIAGLDSVQAIGVKIEPTAGQTGTAAVYVDDVYVEGSGGPGTAGPTYDFESGAEGWAINTDADNAYNTANARDMAVSTDAASSGNSSLKAAFDLNGGEFQLRRVGALNLGTASTLSAKFKVAPDGNAALSGAVSVKLFLQTGSGWSWFAPNDTVSYSGDGFVTVSYDLSGVADKSNVQALGIQVFAPSASTGAATIYLDEVKVQ, encoded by the coding sequence ATGAATAAAAAACGCAAATGGATCGCGGCCGTTATGGCCCCAGCTATCGTTGTTTCGATGTTCTCTTCTGCTGCTTTCGCTCAATCAGGGGCAGCAACTAACGCGTTTGCTCCCGATATACAGGGGCATTGGGCGAAAGCTGCTATAGAGAAATGGAGTGCGCAGGGAATTGTAAGCGGTTACTCGGACGGAGCCTTCCACCCGAATGGCAGCATGACCCGGGCGGAATTTGTCGCGGTCGTTAATCGGTTGTTCGGTTTATCGGCTTTGTCTGCTTCTGCCTTTAGCGATGTGCCGGAGACGGCATGGTATGCGGGCGAGCTTAGCAAAGCGCGGGCTGCGGGCTATTATGACGGGTTCCCGGGTAACGAGGCAAGAGCGGAGCAGCCGATAACGAGGCAGGATGCGGTAACGCTGCTGGCGCGCATTTTCGAGCTGAAGGCAGCGGACGATGCAGCGTACGCGGGGGCCTTCAAGGATAGCAGCCAAATTTCCAGCTATGCGAAAAAGGCGATCAACGCGCTGCAAGGTGTCGTCAGCGGCTACGAAAATGGCGCTTTCCTGCCCGCAGGCAAAATCTCTCGTGCAGAGGTCATAACCTTGGTGGACAAACTGGTGGCCGAGCTGTATGCCAAGGCAGGGGATTATACAGCGGCGCAGGCGATTTTGGGCCATGCGATCATTAATCATGCTGGCATTACGCTCAAAGATGCCCAAATTGCTGGCAACCTTTATTTGGCCGCAGGCATTGGGGACGGTGAGGCAGTAGTCGATCATGCAAGCGTGAAAGGAACGACGTTTATTGCAGGTGGCGGCGATCACACCGTTATCTTTCATGATTCAACGCTGGCAGGCGTAGAAATTAACCGCAAGGATGGCAAGGTGCATGTTGAGGCAGACGGAGATACCAAAATCAACAGCATCGTGGCTAACAGCAAGGCTATTCTGGAGCTGGGAGACAACGCGGAGGCAGACAGCATCGTGCTGAATCAGCCTACGGAGCTGATCACCGGTCCAGGGACAACGATTGGGAGGCTGACGGTGCAGGCCGATTCCGTCACTATTAATGGCAAACCAGTAGCCAAAGGCAGTTATACGCTGAAAAATGGCACGCTGACGCCAGTTGGCACCGGCACGGCGCCAGGAACAGGGGCATCCTCGGGCAGCAGTGGCGGCAGCAACAATGGTGGGGAAAATGGCGGAAATACGGAGCCGACGGTGAATTTTGTCGATCAGAATGCAACGGCTGAGACCAAATCATTGTTCGCCTATTTGAACGGCGTGCGCGGCCATGAAATTTTGTTCGGCCACCAGCATGCAACGGACGAAGGCGTGACACTGACCTCTACGGACGGCTCGCAATCCGAGGTGAAAAATTCGGTTGGCGATTACCCAGCCGTGTTCGGCTGGGATACGCTAAGTCTGGAAGGCAAAGAAAAGCCGGGTGTGCCGAACAACATCGAGCAAAGCCGGATTAATCTCACTGCATCGGTCAAGAATGCCCACGATCTCGGCGGCATTGTAACGCTCAGCACCCATTTTCCGAACTTTGTGACGGGTGGCAGCTTTAACGATACATCAGGCAATGTAGTTGCTCATATTTTGCCGGGCGGCGACAAGCATGCGGAATTTAACGCTTTTCTAGACACCATTGCGAATTTTGCAAATAATGTGAAGGATGATGATGGCAAGCTCATTCCGATTCTGTTCCGTCCCTTCCATGAGCAAAACGGCGGCTGGTTCTGGTGGGGCGCGAAAACGACGACCACAAGCGAATACAAGGAGATTTTCCGCTATACGGTTGAATACCTGCGCGATAAGAAGGACGTGCGCAACTTCCTGTATGTTTTCTCGCCAAATGGCTCGTTCGGAGGCGCGGAAAGCACGTATTTGACGACGTACCCGGGCGACGATTATGTCGATATATTGGGGATGGACCAATACGATAACAAGGAGAATGCGGGTTCGCAAAGCTTTTTGAACGGATTGGTTACGGATCTGGGCATGATCTCAAGGCTGGCGGACAGCAAGGGGAAAATTGCGACGTTTTCCGAATTCGGCTACAGCCCGGAGGGGATGAAGACGACCGGGAATAATAATACGACCTGGTTTACCGATTTGCTGAGTGCGATCAAGTCCGATGAGGACGCTTCACGCATTGCCTATATGCAGACATGGGCAAACTTTGGCCTTGGCAACAATTTGTATGTGCCTTATAAAAATGCGCCAAACGGGCTCGGGGATCATGAGCTTTTGCCTGATTTTATTAACTTTTATAATGATTCGTTTACGACTTTCCGCAATGAGGTGCAGGGCGTGTATGGCCATACGGTCGTGACAGCGCCAGAGCAGCCGTTCATGCATATTGCGACGCCTACGGATAACAGCATTGTGGGCAGCTCCGTCACGATTCGCGCACGGGCGCTGGAAATTACCCCAACGAAGGTCGTCTATTCGGTACAGGGTTCGGATACAGAATATCCGATGACGCTCGATAGCGAAGGATTTTTCTATACGGCGAATTGGTCTCCGGCAGCGGGTTTAAATGGCAAAACAGCGGTGTTGAACGTCAAAGCATATGTTGGCAATCAGGCTTCGCTTACGCAATCTGCGACGGTATCGGTGCAGGCAAGCGAGATTTTGATGAAAACGTACACCTTTGACCAAGATACAGAAGGCGTAGTCAAAAATGGCGATCCGGGCACTTATCCGGAAACGATGGCGCTGACTGTGGGCCATGATGCTTTGGATGGCAATGGCGTATTGAAGCTGGATGCCCAGCATGCGGCAGCAGCGGATACGTGGCAGGAATTCAAGCTCGCGCTTCCAGCGCTGGACGGCGGAAATGCACTGGCCGATGTGAAGCGCATCAAGCTGGACGCTTTTATTCCGCTGAATGCGGGAGATGCGCAGGCGACGATTAGCAGCATTGCGATGCTGCCGCCGGATTGGGATACGAAATATGGGATGACGACGACCAAAATCAAGCTGTCCGAGCTTCCGCAAGTGACCGTAGGCAGCACGGTATATGCGAAATTTTCGCCCGTTATTGATTTGAATGATGCGGCAAAATCAGCAGCTGCGACGGGGCTTGCCCTTTCCTTGGTGGGCAGCGGGCTAGAAGGCGATTTTTCAATCTACGTCGATAATCTAAGCTTGTACAGCACGTTCGCTGAGGCGGAGAAGGACCCGGCTGTAGTGGACGACTTCGAGACGTATCAAGGCAGCGATGCCGCTCTGGCAGCGAAGTTCATCCATGCGGGCGGCGATGCGACAGCTGTAGCGCTGGACGGCGGGCATAAAAGCTCGGGCAACTACGGGATGAAACTGGACTATACGCTGGGTGCTTCCGGCTATGCTGGCATTACGAAAGTGCTGGGTGGCGTAGATTGGTCCACGTTCAACCATTTGAAATTTTGGATGGTGCCGGACGGCAGCAACCAGAAGCTCGTGATTCAGCTGCGTGTGGATGGCGTTTCCTACGAAGCCTATCCATCGCTTGCAGGTACAACCGGGCAATGGGTCAGCCTTCACTTTAATGAGTTTACCGTTGCTCCTTGGGATACAGGAAATACGGGCAAAAAGATCAACAAGGCCAGCTTGAAAAATGTACAGGAGTTTTCCATTTACGTGAATGCCATCAATGGAGCCACCCTTAACAGCTCGCTTTATTTCGATGATATTGGAGCGATAAATGATGGAACAGGCGGCGTGCCAAATGGCGGCTCCGGTTCGGGAAGCTCGCCAGCAGAGCCAGGCACGCTTTATGGATTCGAAACGGATACGGCTGGCTGGACGGTAAGCTCGAATGAGGCACAGGCCGCAGATGCCGCGATTACAGCGGATGAGAAGACAGAGGGCGTCCATTCGCTCACGTCTACCTTCTCGCTAGCAAGCCCGGCGGGCTTTGAGCTGACGAAGGTTGCAGCAGCAGACTTGTCCGCAGCTGCAGCACTCAGCGTCAAGGTGAAGCTGTCGCAAGGAACCGCTAATGCCCGCCTGTATATTAAAACAGGCAGCACATGGGAGTGGCATGACAGTGGAACAGGTGTGATCGTCGATTCCAGCGAATTCAAGACGCTGACGATTCCGCTCGCCAGTATAGCAGGGCTCGACAGCGTGCAGGCAATCGGCGTGAAAATCGAGCCGACGGCGGGACAGACGGGTACAGCAGCCGTCTATGTAGATGATGTGTATGTGGAAGGAAGCGGAGGGCCGGGAACGGCTGGTCCCACTTACGATTTTGAAAGCGGAGCAGAGGGTTGGGCCATTAATACCGATGCGGATAATGCCTACAATACAGCCAATGCCCGTGATATGGCAGTGTCGACCGATGCAGCATCATCAGGAAACAGCTCGCTGAAGGCGGCTTTTGACCTCAATGGGGGCGAATTCCAGCTTAGACGGGTCGGTGCGCTGAACTTGGGTACAGCAAGTACGCTGTCCGCCAAGTTTAAAGTGGCACCGGACGGGAATGCGGCGCTTTCGGGAGCTGTATCCGTGAAGTTGTTTCTGCAAACGGGCAGCGGGTGGAGCTGGTTCGCGCCAAACGATACGGTATCCTACAGCGGCGATGGATTTGTGACGGTAAGCTACGATTTGTCCGGCGTCGCGGATAAAAGCAATGTCCAGGCGCTAGGCATTCAAGTGTTTGCACCAAGCGCCTCGACCGGCGCAGCAACGATTTATTTGGATGAGGTTAAGGTGCAATAA
- a CDS encoding AIM24 family protein produces the protein MPFQFQVERELFLKAEGQGKFFAKKGSMVADQAYNGKFKYSKRLLGTNSGNIVGQVLNHGMRRITGENLEIMEVEGQGSVYLADQNTHVTVINLEQGGPWQHVSVESEDLLAFTETCHYGVTIIGSGVISQRGLFTSKLSYNGQGAQVAVKTNGNPLVLQAPCRVDPDAIVAWTGPSPKVKLDVNWKTLIGQTSGESYMYEFNEPGQIVIIQPFERQSGVKFGIDDNRYQPQEQSSAFQNTFGGNGGNAGNNGGAPSNNNNEGGLGGIIGRILR, from the coding sequence ATGCCATTTCAATTTCAAGTGGAACGCGAGCTGTTTCTGAAGGCTGAAGGCCAAGGCAAGTTTTTCGCTAAAAAAGGCTCCATGGTCGCTGATCAGGCTTACAACGGCAAATTTAAATATTCCAAGCGCTTGCTTGGCACAAACTCCGGCAACATTGTTGGACAAGTATTGAACCACGGTATGCGCCGCATTACAGGCGAAAATCTTGAAATTATGGAAGTCGAAGGCCAAGGCTCCGTCTATCTTGCTGACCAGAACACGCATGTGACCGTCATTAATTTGGAGCAGGGCGGCCCTTGGCAGCACGTAAGCGTTGAAAGTGAAGACCTGCTGGCGTTTACAGAAACTTGCCACTACGGCGTTACAATCATCGGCTCCGGTGTCATTTCCCAACGCGGACTTTTCACCTCCAAGCTCTCCTATAACGGCCAAGGCGCTCAAGTCGCAGTGAAAACGAACGGCAACCCGCTCGTTCTGCAAGCCCCATGCCGCGTCGATCCCGATGCGATTGTTGCCTGGACAGGCCCTTCACCTAAAGTGAAGCTTGATGTGAACTGGAAAACCCTTATCGGACAAACCTCTGGCGAGTCTTATATGTATGAGTTCAATGAGCCTGGGCAAATCGTTATCATTCAGCCTTTCGAGCGCCAAAGCGGCGTGAAATTCGGCATTGATGACAATCGTTACCAGCCGCAAGAGCAAAGCAGCGCCTTCCAAAACACTTTTGGCGGCAACGGCGGCAACGCTGGCAATAACGGCGGCGCTCCAAGCAATAACAATAACGAAGGCGGGCTCGGCGGCATTATTGGCCGAATTTTGCGTTAA
- a CDS encoding glycosyltransferase family 2 protein — MIAISLCMIVKNEEKTLARCLSSIAPAVDEIIIVDTGSTDATREIAAGFTDRVESFTWVDDFAAARNFAFSLATKPYMMWLDADDVLEVSELHKLKALKHQLDDTVDSVSMDYHLSFDEFGNVVNKLRRNRIVKRERNFQWIGAVHEYLEVYGNIIHCDVSVTHKSLGHDSDRNLTMYENRLRRGEVFTPRDLFYYANELKDNGRYDSAIRYYDKFLATGKGWIEDNILACGRLADCYHELNEPRNMMDSVLRSFYYDKPRAEFCCRLGYHFLQRDELQMAVYWYKQAIHVEHTDTTGWGFANIACSTWLPQLQLCVCYDRLGDYEAAYRHNEQAASYRPEDERMIANREYLSQRLSKKDEGGIVLV; from the coding sequence TTGATCGCGATCAGTCTTTGCATGATAGTCAAAAATGAAGAAAAAACATTGGCACGCTGCCTCTCCTCTATTGCCCCTGCCGTAGATGAAATTATTATTGTCGACACAGGCTCGACCGATGCTACACGGGAAATCGCTGCCGGTTTCACCGATCGCGTCGAGTCTTTCACCTGGGTGGATGACTTCGCCGCCGCCCGCAATTTCGCATTCTCGCTTGCAACGAAGCCTTATATGATGTGGCTGGATGCGGATGATGTATTGGAGGTTTCCGAACTGCACAAGCTGAAGGCGCTCAAACACCAGCTTGACGATACGGTAGACTCCGTCTCAATGGACTACCACTTGTCCTTTGACGAGTTCGGCAACGTAGTTAACAAGCTGCGGCGCAATCGCATTGTCAAGCGTGAGCGGAATTTTCAGTGGATTGGCGCGGTCCATGAGTATTTGGAGGTTTACGGAAACATCATCCATTGTGATGTTTCCGTTACACATAAGAGCCTCGGGCATGATAGCGACCGCAATTTAACGATGTATGAAAATCGGCTTCGTAGAGGAGAAGTTTTCACCCCGCGCGACTTATTTTATTATGCCAATGAGCTGAAAGACAATGGCCGCTACGATTCAGCCATCCGTTATTATGACAAGTTTCTCGCTACCGGCAAAGGTTGGATCGAGGATAATATTCTTGCTTGCGGGCGGCTTGCGGACTGCTACCACGAGCTGAACGAGCCGCGCAATATGATGGATTCTGTGCTGCGATCCTTCTATTACGATAAGCCTCGGGCGGAATTTTGCTGCCGCCTTGGGTATCATTTTTTGCAGCGGGATGAGCTTCAGATGGCGGTGTATTGGTATAAGCAGGCGATCCACGTGGAGCATACGGACACAACAGGCTGGGGTTTTGCGAATATTGCCTGTTCTACTTGGCTGCCGCAGCTTCAGCTATGTGTCTGCTATGACCGTCTAGGCGACTACGAGGCAGCTTATAGGCATAACGAGCAGGCGGCCAGCTATCGGCCGGAGGATGAGCGAATGATAGCGAACCGGGAATATTTGAGTCAGCGGCTGAGTAAGAAGGATGAGGGAGGGATCGTACTTGTCTGA
- a CDS encoding prolyl oligopeptidase family serine peptidase: MKILEVIVILVILSAAGGLLFARKSKRLDAGMLGAIVLAVLLHGIIDHFRIQMVAAYAVAFVLIIAFVRRLLKPYGHPIRSKAIIKKSLLSLIVIALSGFSGYASTLLPVFTMPEPNGSYGIGTIARHLTDDSRAETHSDNPNDKRELMINVWYPVDKNKTEGASTEHYPSEIGEAVSLVFGIPKQIFSHVINIPTHVVEGAELSSAEASYPVVLFSPGIRSTRFQSMTAIEELVSNGYIVVGMDHPYTSAKVDFPDGRSILYEAEPEFPTSAELYDNNIKEVAIRVADTSFVLDTLTAWNQDDPDHKLEGKLDLSRVGIFGHSYGGATTAETLAQDSRFKAGVSLEGGFWGDVAHNGLKQPFMYLMTGDTAKSFDPATKEKSYVYFDEFASDLDSVMTKSTNDTYYMTVEPFIHQSFTDIALLSPKLFAKGVDPDHVVDITRSYVTAFFNQYLKNESQPLLAGPSPDYPEVVFDNNYTKKAAAQ, encoded by the coding sequence ATGAAAATATTAGAGGTCATTGTCATTCTGGTTATTTTATCGGCAGCGGGAGGCCTGTTATTCGCAAGAAAATCGAAGCGGCTTGATGCCGGGATGCTGGGCGCGATTGTACTGGCTGTGCTGCTCCATGGAATAATCGATCATTTCCGCATCCAGATGGTTGCCGCTTACGCTGTAGCTTTCGTTTTGATTATTGCCTTCGTCCGCCGGCTGCTGAAGCCCTATGGCCATCCTATCCGTTCCAAGGCTATTATCAAAAAAAGCCTGCTCTCCCTTATCGTCATCGCACTAAGCGGATTTTCCGGATATGCGAGCACGCTGCTGCCGGTTTTCACAATGCCTGAGCCTAACGGCAGCTATGGCATTGGCACCATTGCACGGCATTTAACGGATGATTCCCGAGCGGAAACGCATAGTGATAATCCAAATGACAAGCGCGAGTTGATGATCAATGTATGGTATCCGGTAGATAAAAATAAAACCGAAGGCGCATCGACCGAGCATTACCCTTCGGAAATTGGGGAAGCGGTCAGCCTCGTATTCGGCATTCCGAAGCAAATTTTCAGCCATGTGATTAACATTCCGACGCATGTCGTAGAAGGGGCCGAGCTATCCTCTGCTGAAGCGAGCTATCCGGTTGTCCTGTTTTCTCCCGGCATTCGCTCGACCCGCTTCCAGAGCATGACGGCAATTGAGGAACTCGTAAGCAATGGCTATATCGTCGTAGGCATGGATCATCCTTATACATCAGCGAAGGTTGATTTTCCGGATGGCCGTTCGATTTTATACGAAGCTGAGCCCGAATTTCCAACTTCAGCAGAGCTTTACGACAACAATATTAAAGAAGTCGCTATCCGTGTAGCTGACACGAGTTTTGTACTCGACACGTTGACGGCATGGAATCAGGATGACCCTGATCATAAGCTGGAGGGCAAGCTGGATCTAAGCCGCGTTGGCATTTTCGGCCACTCCTATGGCGGGGCGACTACTGCGGAGACGCTGGCACAGGACAGCCGTTTTAAGGCGGGGGTTAGCCTAGAAGGCGGATTTTGGGGCGATGTAGCCCATAATGGCTTGAAGCAGCCGTTCATGTATTTGATGACAGGCGATACAGCCAAAAGCTTTGATCCGGCGACGAAGGAGAAATCCTATGTCTATTTCGATGAGTTCGCTTCCGATTTGGACTCGGTCATGACGAAAAGCACCAATGACACGTATTACATGACCGTTGAGCCTTTTATCCATCAGAGCTTTACCGATATCGCGCTGCTGTCGCCTAAGCTGTTCGCCAAGGGTGTTGACCCCGATCACGTCGTAGACATTACCCGCTCTTATGTCACCGCCTTTTTCAATCAATATTTGAAAAATGAATCACAGCCGCTGCTGGCTGGGCCATCGCCGGACTATCCTGAGGTTGTGTTCGACAATAACTATACGAAAAAAGCTGCTGCCCAATAA
- a CDS encoding glycosyltransferase, with amino-acid sequence MSEEKRRVLIASPVQQQPTILALFLASLKRLHADQLELSYLFIDDNTDATSSQLLEQFTAAREGVTIIRSEPSDSQDVYVRTDLTHCWNEQLIWKVAHFKNRIIEHALEHQFDYLFLLDSDLLLDSRTLAQLVADDKDIVSEIFWTRWQPDARPQPQVWLHDEYGQWERGRGEQLSDLEIAERLEQFYAMLNEPGVYEVGGLGACTLLSRRALEAGVHFGPISNLTFWGEDRHFCIRAAALGLQLFVDTHYPAYHIYRSADLAGAERFLQKETEVQPLTRGRLTLSMVVRNESSRYLRQALEQHRQYIDDAVIIDDGSTDDTAEVCLQALEGIPVKLIRNEVSRFSNEITLRKQQWEETLTVNPEWILNLDADEWFEQSFAQELDSLLQSRSTNVFCFRLYDFWSLHSYRSDAIWQAHESYRPFLLRYDPAFDYKWKNTPQHCGRFPANILELPHQLSDIRLKHYGWAKEEHRREKLHRYQLLDPDAKYGWKEQYLSILDNNPQLVEWQE; translated from the coding sequence TTGTCTGAGGAAAAAAGGCGTGTGCTTATTGCCAGTCCCGTTCAGCAGCAGCCTACGATTCTTGCGTTGTTTCTCGCTTCGCTGAAACGCCTTCATGCAGATCAGCTGGAGCTGAGCTATCTCTTCATTGACGATAATACGGATGCTACGAGCAGTCAGCTGCTGGAACAGTTTACTGCCGCTCGCGAGGGGGTAACCATTATCCGCTCAGAACCCTCCGATAGCCAAGACGTGTATGTACGCACGGATTTGACGCATTGCTGGAATGAGCAGCTCATTTGGAAGGTTGCCCATTTCAAAAATCGAATCATTGAACATGCGCTAGAGCACCAATTTGACTATTTATTTTTGCTCGACTCCGACCTGCTGCTGGATTCCAGAACGCTTGCGCAGCTAGTAGCGGACGACAAGGATATAGTATCGGAAATTTTTTGGACCCGCTGGCAGCCGGATGCACGTCCTCAGCCGCAAGTATGGCTGCATGACGAATATGGACAGTGGGAGCGAGGCCGAGGCGAGCAGCTGAGCGATTTGGAAATTGCGGAGCGCTTGGAGCAGTTTTACGCGATGTTAAACGAGCCTGGCGTATACGAGGTAGGCGGGCTTGGCGCATGTACGCTGCTAAGCAGACGTGCGCTTGAAGCAGGTGTGCACTTTGGACCCATTAGCAATTTAACCTTCTGGGGGGAAGATCGGCATTTTTGCATTAGAGCGGCTGCGCTTGGCCTGCAGCTGTTTGTGGATACCCACTATCCCGCCTATCATATTTACCGCAGCGCGGATTTGGCTGGGGCGGAGCGTTTTCTACAGAAAGAAACGGAAGTCCAGCCCCTGACCCGAGGACGGCTCACGCTGTCGATGGTCGTAAGGAACGAGAGCAGCCGCTATTTGCGCCAGGCGCTGGAGCAGCATCGCCAGTATATTGATGACGCAGTCATCATTGATGATGGCAGTACGGATGATACCGCTGAGGTGTGCCTACAGGCGCTGGAAGGCATTCCGGTTAAGCTGATCCGCAACGAGGTGTCGCGTTTCAGCAATGAAATTACGCTGCGGAAGCAGCAGTGGGAAGAGACGTTGACTGTAAATCCGGAGTGGATTTTGAATCTAGACGCGGATGAATGGTTCGAGCAAAGCTTCGCTCAGGAGCTCGATTCGCTGCTGCAAAGCCGGTCTACGAATGTATTTTGCTTCCGGCTATACGATTTCTGGAGCCTTCATTCGTATAGATCGGATGCGATCTGGCAGGCACATGAAAGCTATCGTCCTTTTTTGCTCCGCTATGACCCAGCATTTGATTATAAGTGGAAAAATACGCCGCAGCATTGCGGGCGTTTTCCCGCTAATATTTTGGAGCTGCCTCACCAGCTGTCGGACATTCGCCTTAAGCATTATGGCTGGGCAAAAGAGGAACATCGCCGGGAGAAGCTCCACCGCTACCAGCTGCTTGACCCCGATGCCAAGTATGGCTGGAAGGAGCAATACCTGTCCATTTTGGATAATAATCCACAGCTCGTGGAGTGGCAGGAATAA
- a CDS encoding MerR family transcriptional regulator: MEGMTRGELAKKTGLSMATIRYYEESGILPAPRRSQGGYRLYSDDYLVKIKFIKDTKSLGYSLKEIQEVLHLLGRDMDAETLKEYVRGKIAEIDNKVESLRSIQSMLKGLLKTPEADIHNYLDSFRKPEN; encoded by the coding sequence ATGGAAGGAATGACACGCGGCGAGCTTGCCAAAAAAACAGGTCTCAGCATGGCAACGATTCGCTATTACGAGGAAAGCGGCATCCTTCCGGCCCCCCGCCGAAGCCAAGGCGGATACCGTTTATACTCGGACGATTATTTGGTCAAAATCAAATTCATTAAAGACACCAAGTCGCTCGGCTACTCGCTTAAGGAAATTCAGGAAGTGCTGCATCTGCTAGGCCGGGATATGGACGCTGAAACCTTAAAGGAGTATGTGCGCGGCAAAATAGCCGAGATTGATAACAAGGTGGAGTCGCTGCGCTCCATTCAATCGATGCTCAAGGGCTTGCTGAAGACGCCCGAAGCGGACATTCACAATTATTTGGATTCATTTCGCAAGCCAGAAAATTAA
- a CDS encoding TerD family protein, translated as MSKGQKLDLTKNNPGLDHLKVGIGWDTNRLQGQNYDLDVEIFLLNQAEKLPSNGHIVFYNNLNSPDGAIRYNGDNRTGQGSGDDESAEIQLSRVSPDIQKIVFTVTIDDAIRKNQNFGQIGNAYIRIVNQANGAEICRFDLSEDYSTSISLLAGEVYRHNNEWKFNAVGTGLTLDLAGICAHYGAM; from the coding sequence TTGTCCAAGGGACAAAAGCTCGATTTGACGAAAAACAACCCCGGACTCGACCATTTAAAGGTTGGAATCGGTTGGGATACGAATCGCTTGCAAGGCCAAAATTATGACCTCGATGTTGAAATTTTCCTGCTGAACCAAGCGGAGAAGCTTCCTTCCAACGGCCATATTGTTTTTTATAATAACTTGAACAGCCCGGACGGAGCGATTCGCTATAACGGCGACAACCGGACTGGACAAGGCAGCGGCGACGATGAGTCGGCAGAAATCCAACTGTCCCGCGTATCTCCTGACATTCAGAAAATCGTATTTACCGTGACGATTGACGACGCTATTCGCAAAAATCAAAACTTTGGCCAAATCGGCAACGCCTACATTCGGATCGTCAACCAGGCTAACGGCGCTGAAATTTGCCGCTTCGACCTGTCCGAAGACTATTCCACTTCCATTTCCTTGCTCGCGGGAGAAGTATACCGCCACAACAACGAGTGGAAATTCAATGCGGTAGGTACAGGCCTTACGCTTGATCTCGCTGGCATTTGCGCACATTATGGCGCTATGTAA